The genomic DNA AAGAAGTACAGATCGTTCTGGAACCTCCCCAAAGATTCGAAAATTTCGAAAATAATCTGGAGAATTTTTAATCCAAAGGCCTTTTGTGATAAAAGGTCTTTGGATTAAAAGATAGTTTATTGGAAAGAAACGGAAATTTTTCCATCGGCAACATAGCCGGCTTTTCGTAACTCTTGAAGATATGCGACTTCGTTTTTTAGATCGATGGTTATATCCAATTTTCCGGTCCCTTTTTCAGTTGCGGCTTGGAATCTAAACTCGTATTCACCCGGATCTAATTTAGCTTTCAGTCCGCTATAATCGAAGTCTTCATTAAAATATAAAATGATCTCTTTACGTGCAGCAGATAGCTCCGGTCTAAAAACTCCTGCTTGTTTTGCATTAGACCAAGAAGAGTATTTTCCTTCAGGATTCGAAGTTTGTTTTGCATATAGAACGACCCTGAATTTTTTACCGTTCGCTTCTTGAGGACCTACAGGATCTGCCAAACAAAGTAGGGCCCACATTTCTCCTGAAAAATTCCATTTGGAGACCTCTGCAGGTAAAGCAGAGTCCCTTGAAATTTCTTTATCAAAAAAATAAACCGTTCCTTTTTTCTTTCCTTCACAAAGATCCTTTGCCCAAGTTCCGGACGCCGCAAATAGAAGCGCTAAAACGGCTGCAATTCGAAAGAGTTTCATTCAAAGCTCCTGATTTAATTTACTAAGTCTAACGGTGGGACGAAATTTTAGATTAAATGCTACTTTTTTCAATATAAAATTGAGGAAATTTTTTGCGGGATAGTCCTAAGTTATATATTGGATACTTATACTTACTGAAGTTTATGGAAGAAGATAAGATAGAGAAGATCAAACAAGGTTTTTGGCCTAAAGTGAAGAAGGTCGCAGGAAAGGTTCCTTTTCTTGCGGATGCGATCGCTTTGTATTATGCGATGTTGGATCCTTCTACTCCCCTGAAAGCAAAACTTACGATTGCGGGCGCACTTGCTTATTTTCTTACACCTTTTGATGCAATCCCGGATATTTTATTTGGAGCAGGTTATATAGACGATGCGGGTGTAGTCGCTGCGGTTTTAGCGGCCGCCTCCATGTATGTAAAAGACGAACATAAGAAGAAGGCAGCGGATTTTTTAGATTCCAATCCTGAGGGTAACCTGGAGAATTGAAAAACATCTCCAATGAGCTATCAAAACGAAATCAAGATCAGATACCAACATTTCCTCAACTTCGTCCCAACTATCTCGGAGTTCCTGACAAAAACTCACGAAAGAGAAGATCTACAAATTTCTTTTAAAGGAAATATAGAATCGGACTTAATTACGATCGCAGACAAAGGTTCGGAAGAACTGATTGTTTCCGAGATTAGAAAGGCATTCCCTAACGATCATATCTTAGGGGAAGAAGGAAGCAACTATGAAGGAAATTCTCAGTTCAAATGGATTATCGATCCTTTGGATGGAACTGTAAATTATTCTCATCGCATTCCTCTCTATTGCTGCTGTATCGGATTAGAAGATATAGAAAATAGATCTGCAGTGATGGGTATCGTTCCAATGCCTGCATTAGGGCACGTATATCATGCAATGTTGGGAGAAGGTGCCTTCAAAGATAAGGCTCCAATCAAAGTCACTCAAACAAAAGAGATCAAAAAAGCGCTCTTATGCACCGGTTTTCCTTATGATAGAGAAGAGAGAATTGAACAACTCATGTTCAATCTGAAAAAATTTATCTTAAGATCCAGAGGGGTTAGAAGAACCGGATCCGCAGGTTTAGATATTTGCTGGGTAGCCGAAGGTAAGTTCGATGCATTCTGGGAAGAAGATCTGAAACCTTGGGATATGACTGCTGCGGCAGCTATTCTTCAGGAAGCCGGCGGAAAGTTGAGTACTTATGCGAATAATACGTTTCATCCGTATGTGACTAGCTTGATTGCGTCTAACGGAGTATTGCACGAAAAAATGGTCGAGACATTACAGGAATATTTAGATATATGAGTTGGGTATTAACAGGACTATTCTGAGTATCTTCTTCTGATACATCTCTCTACTATATGGGCGATCTTTTTTTCCACGATGTCCGGATTGAAGTTCGCCTGAACATATTTTTTACCATTAAGCCCCATTTCTTCCCTTTCTCTACTATGATTTACTAAATAATCCGCGACTGCGCAAAAGCTATCTAGATCGGAGTAATATAAACCGCCATTACTTCTCAAGCAATGTCCTCTTAGAACGTCTGATCTTCCGTTTACTAACACTGCTTTTTTGCGGATCCAAGCTTCCATAATAATAATGGAAAAACTTTCCATAGGGGAAGGATTGATTAGTATATCCGAAGAACGGATGACCTCATCCTTTGCTTCTTCACTTACGAAACCTAAAGGAGATACATGAGGAAATTTTGATATTCTTTGTAGAAGTTTGGAATCTCCTCTTCCTGCTAGAAGTAATTTGTCATTCCGGCCGCTTCTTTTCTGCCACTCGGAAAAGTATTGGGCCATTTCCAACACACCTTTTCCTTCGTCTATCCTTCCCACGTACAGGAACTGAAATGAATCCTGCGGGTTTTTTCTTTCGGAAATTTTTTTCTCAGTTTCTTCCGGGATCGCTAAATGCATTCCGATTACGTTTCCAAGACTTGGTTCGTATCCGTACAATTTATGAAAGAGTGCTTTTTCTTCCGGAGTATTGAAACAATAGGCTGAGTCGTCTTTGAAAAGATTAGAATATACGGATAATTTTGCAGGAGGTTCATCGTGTAATGTTGGAATTACGACAGACTTTTTTGCGACTAATGGAAGCCCGTAAACCATAGGATAATACAAATAAGAAACGAATACAAATACGTCGTAGTCTCTTTCGTTTGTCTCTATGTATTGGATAAGGTCAGGGCAATATGGACCTTGCATATCTACCCAGATCCTTTCCTTTTCTTCTTGGGATCCGATACTTTTTCCGGATTCGGAGTTTCTAAACAGTTTATCTGAAAATTTATTAAACTTGGAGATATTCCTTTCTTTATCTACAGAGAATCTTAAAACTCTGATCCGATTTCCCGGCTCGGGTTCTATCCATTCTCTACTTACCTTCTTCTCCAAATCTTTTCCAAGAAGTACAGGCTCTAGATCTTTTATCGGAACCTGGTTTTTCCATGTGATATAATCCAAGGAGCGGCTTGCGAGAACTGTCACTTCATAAAATTTGGATAATATTAGAGTATATTGATAGATAAGTTTTTCGGAACCACCTGAAATATGATCCGAAAAAATAGGAGTAACGACTGCTAATCTTCTACGAGAGTCTAGCAAGGACAGGCCTCAATACTGTTTCAGCGTTGATCTGAGAGAAGGAAGATAAGCGTCTTTGTTGGGTCTCAAGGATTAAATCTTTCCAGTTTCGATCCGTCACCATTTTGTGGGCAAGTTCCACGATTATATCCATTCTCTTTTCTTTGAATAAGATCCCTGCACCGGAAAGAGTTTCTCCTACTGCGCCACCGTCGAATGCAAGGATTGGAATATTATGCACCATTGCTTCCAATAATGGAACACAAAATCCTTCGTGCTCGCTCATAGAAAGGAAAAGATCACAGTTTAGATACATTGATTTTAATTCTTCATCGGATAAAAAATCAGTGATGATCACATTCTTTCTCAATTTATAAAAATCGAGCATACGTTCTAGTTCTTCTCTGTATAGATACAATTCTTTGGAGCTGAATCCTACCATAAAAAGTTGGAACTCAGGACCGTAAGCTTTTAGATAATGGAATGCGAATCGGATCAGGTCATCCTGTTTTTTATTCGGAGCAATTCTTCCTACAAATAAGAAGCGAGGAATATTGGGTCGATTCTTAGGAAAATTTTCCTTAAGAGTTTGTCTTCCTTGAGGAAGTTGATAAGTGATTGGAAGAACGTCGACATTTTCGAAACCTAGATCCAAAAGTTCCGATTTATTATATTCTGATACCGCGAAAACCTTATCGAATTTGTTTCTTAAAGATTCTAACTCTTCTCTTCCTTTGCGGAGAAGGTAAGTAAGTTTCAGATCGTATTTTTCGAAAAAATGGCCCGGTGTTACATTGTGATATATTAGAATTTTGGAATTCTTTGGTTTTAGTATACTTTCCAGCACGTCCGAATGGATCGAGTGATGATATACTAGTATATCTTTACTATTGGAAGAATATGCCTTGTACTTTTTTACGAAGGAATCCGTTCCGGGACCGGTATTCTCCGCATAAATTTCGGAAGAATATCCTATTTTCTTGAAAACAGATTTTAAGGAATTCATTTCGTTAGAAATTGCATCTCCCAAATTAAAGCCGGCGGCAAATTGATGAACTCCTCGTCTTTTGAAGATCATGAGGCCGCCGCTTCTTTAAATGTGAATATCTGTTTTAAAACTCTTCCGTAAGGCATGGAATCGTAATCCATACAAACTTCTCTCCTTTTGGAAGAAGCATGAGGACCATCTACAGGACGAGGAGAAGATTGTGATTCTAATATAAAATGGATCCATTCCGCTAATTTTTCTAGACTGCTTAGATCTTTTTTTCGGAAGAGATATCCTGCGTCTTTTAATGTTTCCGGAACAGCGGTGCAGGCATATGCAAAAACTGGAATATCGTAACTCAATGCTTCCACAAGAGGGATCCCGAAACCTTCATGTTCGCTCATGCTGATATAAGCGTCCATATCTTCCCAAAATCTTGGAAGCTCGGAGTCTTGGACCCCCATTCTGAATTGAACGTTTCCTCCGATGCCGAGTTCTCTTGCCATCTGTTTTAGGTTGGTAAAATAATCTTCGAAAATACTAGGAACATTTCCTATGAGTAAGATCCTATATTTGGGTTCTATTCTTTTCAGAAAATAAGAGAGAAAAAGAATATCTTCTATCTTTTTGCTTGGGACCAATCTTCCCACATAACCAAGAGTGTAGCCGTTTTTGCGATTTCGTTTTTCTCCCTTCCATCCGTATTTTCTTACGATTGGAAGAACGCTTGAGTTTACTATATTCAGATCTTCCAGATTGGAAGCGCTATATCTGGAACTAGGAATAAAACGTTCTGTATACCTTTTTAGTTTATGTAATTCTAATATGGATTTTTTATAATCCATTTCGAAACTTCTAAATATATCCTGAGAAACAAATGGCTTAAAAAACTTAGGAGGAGTGATATTCTGATAACGAACGAATTTTTTACCTGGAAAAGAAAGGAACGAATCTATAGGATAACCGGATCCACCATATTCTAAAATATGCATTGAATTAGAAGATAGATTATTTTCGCTACGGAGTTCTTCCGTTTGTAAGGTTTTGATAGAGCCATCGCTCAGATCGGTTTGACAGACGATCTCTGTTTTGATCCCGGAAGAATTTAAAACTTCTCTTAAACCTTTGATATCGTTGCCGATCCCGTCCTTATCCCTAAATTCGGAAATATGGAGATAGGCGTTCATTTTCTGAAACTAAACACCGAGAAGCCGTCTCCGGCCTTGGTATCCACTATATTCTTAAAACCTAATTTTTGTAAGAACTCTCTGAATGCAGACTCACTTATCTGAGTCAAAAGGATCGGTTGAAACGGGGAGACCATTCTGTTAGAATAGTTGGAATATCTGAAGATGAATTCTGTCCCACTGGAAGTTTTAGAAGCCAAGGATTTGAAAAGTTTTTCTAAAACCCAATTCGGCAAAAGACATAGATTTGTATTAGAAATAATTTTAGAAGGGAGAGGAGACTCTGGGAGAACTTCTTCAAAGGATAGAAGAGACACTGAATTTGTGATATGTTCTTTGATGTAAGAATATTGGGACTTATTCCAAGTGACTGCTTTGAATTCTATCTGTGCTTTCAAAAGTTGTTTGAGGAATTTTCCCCATTCAGGATTGATCGCGAGAACTGAATCTCCAGGATTCAGTCTGGAAAGAATAAGAGTTTCACTTTCCTCTAAGGTTTCTTCTTCATAAAGAAACTCATTGGACCAAACGAATTCAGGATTGATCTCTTTTTTGAGAGTATAATTTAGTTCTACAAACTCGTTATAGAATTTCTCGAATTTACGTTTTAATTTTTCATGATCTCCTCTTAAGAGGATCAATTCATTTAAAACACTGTAGAATGCACGAGTTCTGTTTTCAGAAAGTTTTTTATCTAGAAAAGCATATAGCTCGATCAGCTTGATAAACAACCAACGGATCGGGCCGCGGATGTACTTAAATTTCGGATTGGTAAACTTAGGAGGGGATATCCCTTTTTCAAATAAGTGCGCTGTTTCTGCTGCGTCGAATTCTCTGTATCCTTCAGGGGATTGGGGAGAAAATTTCCAACGAGAAAGGCGTTCCAATTCTTCCTTGGAAACGGGTCTTCTCGCAAGCCTGGATTCTATTTCTTCCATGAGCTCGCGGACATTGACCGAGCTGTCCTTGATTTCTATAATATCTGAAGATCTTTCTTCCATGGGCGCCCGGATTTTATTCGATTGTTTTTTTCTTATTCAACAAAACAATCGTATTTTTACTTCGATTTACCTTAACAAACATGAAATACTTGGTCACAGGAGCGGAAGGTTTTGTAGGATCTTATCTGGTCCGAGAACTTACACAAAAATCCGGGTCCGAACTCTTGGGTCTGGGAATGAATCCCAAAAACACAGAGTTTCCTTTTCCTTATAAGGTTTGTGATATTCGAGATATCCAATCACTCCAACAAGTATTCGAGTCCTATTCACCAGATGTATTGTTCCATTTAGCAGGACAAACATTCGTTCCAAGATCAATCGAAAATCCGGAAGAAACTTTGCTCATTAATGTGGCCGGCACATTGAATATTTTAGAATGTTTTAAACGTTCCGGCAAGAAAGTAAAACTAGTATATGTATCTTCTTCAGAGGTATATGGAAATATAAAAGAAGAACAACTTCCAGTTTCAGAGAACCTTCTTCCTAGTCCTGTGAATCCGTATGCTTCTTCTAAGCTTGCAGCAGAAACTTATTGCCTACAATATTCTCGCTCTTATCAAAATATTGAAACTGTGGTCGCAAGACCTTTCAATCATATAGGCATCGGGCAAAATCCGAACTTTGTGGTCCCGAATTTCTGCAAGCAGGTTTTGGAAAATATTTCCAAAAACGTTTCTTCAGAAATTTTAGTAGGAGATTTGACTCCTACTCGTGACTTCTTGCATGTAACCGATGTGGTTAAAGCTTATCTTCTTTTAGCAGATAAAGGAATGAGTGGAGAAGTTTATAATATATGTTCCGGTGCTGAGACTTCGATCTCTCAAGTTTTGCAATGGGTTCTGGAATTTGCGGATTCTAAGTTAGTCTCCAAACAAGATCCTACAAGATTGAGACCAGCGGAAATGAAAAGATCTTTGGGAAATAATTCTAAATTAAAATCTTTAGGATGGACTCCTGGCACTTCAGTAAAGGAAGCCGTTCGAGAAATTTTCGAACATATTCGAAAAACAGAATATTCTTCTTAGATTACTGAGCCTTTCCAGGTTTTAACTCCACTTCCTTCTATCGGAAATGGTTTGCCTAAATATTTTGGCGCGGTGTTTGTAAGATTCATATCGATCCAAGCCAATGTCCTTGCAAAAAATTCTCTGAACCTGCTTGTTGGTCCGCTGATATAGATCCTTCTATCCGATTCATAAGATTGTAGTTCCAATCCTATTTTTTTAGAAATGAATGCAGCTCTGGGCTGATGAAATCTTTGGCTTACAAAGATTGCGTCCTTCACTTGGAAAATTTCTTTTGCCCTTACTAAAGTGTCCAAGGTTCGAAAGCCTGCGTGATCTACGAATACATCCTTTTCGTTCACTCCTCTTTCTAAAACATATAACAGCATCGGCTTCACTTCGTTGTAGTAACTGGTTCCGTTATCGCCTGAAAGAAGAATTTTCCGAACCTTCTCCTGTTTATAAAGTTCTATCGCACAATCTAGACGGTCTTGTAAAACTGGAGAAGGAATTCCTTTGTAGACGGAAGCACCCGGAACGATTGCCACAGTTGCGGGTTTGAGAGAACGATAATTTCCTGCGTGGATGCTTCTATTTTCGTAATCCCATTCGATAGAAAGATCTATGGAAGCGGGGATCCCAATGCAGATTGCAGCGGCGAGCAAAACTGCAAGTCTCATCCTTCCCCTGAAATAGGCTCCGGGAGTTTTCTGGATTTCCTGGTTTTTTAGTCCAAAGTCCATATTACTTTAAGGGAGAATACGCCAAAGAAGCGGTTCTGGAAAAGAAATTTTCCCCATAATTTGGGTTTTATCCCAAATTATGTTCTCTTTAAAGGAGACCGGATTTCTTTTTTTCTAGGACCAAAAATTTAAGTCGATATTTGGAAACATGGCGGCTACCTTGGGGTCTTAGGATACACTAGGTTATGAACCGAGTAAGACTCATGAATCTCCTGAATTCATTCGTCAGAGTTGCTCTGGCCGGTGTGTTCCTCACGCCGGCGTATCTTTTCCCCCAAGATACCAAGACTAGTTTTCATACCGCACGACCTATTCGAACTATCTCCTTTTATCGTAATGAAAGAGCTGCCGGAGTAGTTTTCGGTGACCTAGATTCATTTAAAAATCGTTATATTCTTACAGACACCCAACTCGAACGTATCGCTGAGCTGAACCGGAGATATAAAAACGAGCATGAAAGATGGCTTCGTAGACTTTCTCCGAAACAAGTCGAACTAGAACTGGTATTAATGGATGAAAATCCGGATCTAGTAAAAGTTCGTCTTATTGTTAACGCGATTGCAAGATATACATCCGAAATCCGGATGAATCAAATCGCGCACCGGCTCGCGATCGAAAGGGTTTTAACCTCAGAGCAAAAAAAGAGGGGAAAGGAAAGGGATATAGTTTCCCTACCAGAGGAGCATAGGGAAGCTCCTGGGTTCCCCTTGAATCTGTTTGTTCCCGAGAGAATAATTTTGCCTGTGCCGGGCATCCTGAGATAAGGAAACTAAAATGGACCAAAGAGAATTTGCCGGATTGATAGATAGTACGAAACATATCGTACTATCCGCGATTAAAAAGAATTTATACGAAGAGTTTTACGATACCATCGATGATGTTGTTCAAGAGACTTATATCCGTGCTTATAAAAGTTTAGCTGCCAATAAGTTCAGGGGAGAATCTTCCCACAGTACTTGGTTGTATACTATCGCAAGGAACGAATCTTTGAGAATGAATCAGAAGCGTATGCGCCAGGCAAACCTTGCGATGAAGCTGAAGGAAAAAGCTACTCAAGATTCCATCTTAAACCCAAGAGACGAATATAACGACTCTGGAATGGACATTGAACTGCAAGATCTGATCTCCAATCTTCCTTGGAAATATAAGTCTGTGCTTGCATTAGTTTCCGAAGGATACAAAGAGCAACAGATTGCGCAGAAGTTGGGAATTCCGGAAGGAACAGTTAAATCTCGATCTTTCCGAGGCAAACAAATGTTAAAGAAACTTTTTTTTTCAAGAGACCTAGAGATAATCCGAAATGGAAGATAGAAACAGAGAAAAGTTAGACCAAGAGATTTTCCGTCGTTTAGAAAGTTACGAATGGAGCGATAATATCTCTGCTAAGATCATGAAAAGGCGTAAGATCGCTAGCTTTAAGCGATTTTTCATCTTTTCCTTTAGCGGACTTGTCATTGTAGGTCTCGGTCTATCTTCTTTTTATTTTCAGCCTGAAGGAGAATCCGAGTCGGGAGACTGGCAGGTCTTGATAGAAGAACAGATCGAAGGAACCTTCGAGGAAGCGGAGACTAGTATGCAAACTCCTGATTTGAATCAGGAAGATACTAGTTCTTCTTCTACAGTACCTTCTTCTTCTTTAATGGATATGGATGCGTTGATCGAAACTTCTTTCGAGCGTAGATAGGTTTTTATAAATAAATATAAACTCGGCTTGCTAATATAGCGCTTGTTACATAGGATTGCGGCAAGGATTGGTTGGGTGAAACTAATCCACACGTCCTTCTTGGACTAGGAGTACACTCTTGTTTTCCTTGCATGAACCGACTTCGAGTCGCACCAAAAAAAATAAACCGAATCTTCCTCCTGGAGTTTTCGGGATCCGGGCACTTCCTTACGTTTCCAAATTGGCGAAAGATCCCATTGGATTTTTCCAATTGATGCATTCCAAATTCGGAAATTCAGCGCGATTCGGTTTGAGACAGATTACGTTTCATTTAATTACTCAGCCTGAAGATAT from Leptospira hartskeerlii includes the following:
- a CDS encoding glycosyltransferase; the encoded protein is MNAYLHISEFRDKDGIGNDIKGLREVLNSSGIKTEIVCQTDLSDGSIKTLQTEELRSENNLSSNSMHILEYGGSGYPIDSFLSFPGKKFVRYQNITPPKFFKPFVSQDIFRSFEMDYKKSILELHKLKRYTERFIPSSRYSASNLEDLNIVNSSVLPIVRKYGWKGEKRNRKNGYTLGYVGRLVPSKKIEDILFLSYFLKRIEPKYRILLIGNVPSIFEDYFTNLKQMARELGIGGNVQFRMGVQDSELPRFWEDMDAYISMSEHEGFGIPLVEALSYDIPVFAYACTAVPETLKDAGYLFRKKDLSSLEKLAEWIHFILESQSSPRPVDGPHASSKRREVCMDYDSMPYGRVLKQIFTFKEAAAS
- a CDS encoding glycosyltransferase family 4 protein, which codes for MIFKRRGVHQFAAGFNLGDAISNEMNSLKSVFKKIGYSSEIYAENTGPGTDSFVKKYKAYSSNSKDILVYHHSIHSDVLESILKPKNSKILIYHNVTPGHFFEKYDLKLTYLLRKGREELESLRNKFDKVFAVSEYNKSELLDLGFENVDVLPITYQLPQGRQTLKENFPKNRPNIPRFLFVGRIAPNKKQDDLIRFAFHYLKAYGPEFQLFMVGFSSKELYLYREELERMLDFYKLRKNVIITDFLSDEELKSMYLNCDLFLSMSEHEGFCVPLLEAMVHNIPILAFDGGAVGETLSGAGILFKEKRMDIIVELAHKMVTDRNWKDLILETQQRRLSSFSQINAETVLRPVLARLS
- a CDS encoding Spy/CpxP family protein refolding chaperone translates to MNRVRLMNLLNSFVRVALAGVFLTPAYLFPQDTKTSFHTARPIRTISFYRNERAAGVVFGDLDSFKNRYILTDTQLERIAELNRRYKNEHERWLRRLSPKQVELELVLMDENPDLVKVRLIVNAIARYTSEIRMNQIAHRLAIERVLTSEQKKRGKERDIVSLPEEHREAPGFPLNLFVPERIILPVPGILR
- a CDS encoding inositol monophosphatase family protein, whose protein sequence is MSYQNEIKIRYQHFLNFVPTISEFLTKTHEREDLQISFKGNIESDLITIADKGSEELIVSEIRKAFPNDHILGEEGSNYEGNSQFKWIIDPLDGTVNYSHRIPLYCCCIGLEDIENRSAVMGIVPMPALGHVYHAMLGEGAFKDKAPIKVTQTKEIKKALLCTGFPYDREERIEQLMFNLKKFILRSRGVRRTGSAGLDICWVAEGKFDAFWEEDLKPWDMTAAAAILQEAGGKLSTYANNTFHPYVTSLIASNGVLHEKMVETLQEYLDI
- a CDS encoding SanA/YdcF family protein, which gives rise to MRLAVLLAAAICIGIPASIDLSIEWDYENRSIHAGNYRSLKPATVAIVPGASVYKGIPSPVLQDRLDCAIELYKQEKVRKILLSGDNGTSYYNEVKPMLLYVLERGVNEKDVFVDHAGFRTLDTLVRAKEIFQVKDAIFVSQRFHQPRAAFISKKIGLELQSYESDRRIYISGPTSRFREFFARTLAWIDMNLTNTAPKYLGKPFPIEGSGVKTWKGSVI
- a CDS encoding LIC_10202 family protein; the encoded protein is MEERSSDIIEIKDSSVNVRELMEEIESRLARRPVSKEELERLSRWKFSPQSPEGYREFDAAETAHLFEKGISPPKFTNPKFKYIRGPIRWLFIKLIELYAFLDKKLSENRTRAFYSVLNELILLRGDHEKLKRKFEKFYNEFVELNYTLKKEINPEFVWSNEFLYEEETLEESETLILSRLNPGDSVLAINPEWGKFLKQLLKAQIEFKAVTWNKSQYSYIKEHITNSVSLLSFEEVLPESPLPSKIISNTNLCLLPNWVLEKLFKSLASKTSSGTEFIFRYSNYSNRMVSPFQPILLTQISESAFREFLQKLGFKNIVDTKAGDGFSVFSFRK
- a CDS encoding RNA polymerase sigma factor — protein: MDQREFAGLIDSTKHIVLSAIKKNLYEEFYDTIDDVVQETYIRAYKSLAANKFRGESSHSTWLYTIARNESLRMNQKRMRQANLAMKLKEKATQDSILNPRDEYNDSGMDIELQDLISNLPWKYKSVLALVSEGYKEQQIAQKLGIPEGTVKSRSFRGKQMLKKLFFSRDLEIIRNGR
- a CDS encoding GDP-mannose 4,6-dehydratase, which encodes MKYLVTGAEGFVGSYLVRELTQKSGSELLGLGMNPKNTEFPFPYKVCDIRDIQSLQQVFESYSPDVLFHLAGQTFVPRSIENPEETLLINVAGTLNILECFKRSGKKVKLVYVSSSEVYGNIKEEQLPVSENLLPSPVNPYASSKLAAETYCLQYSRSYQNIETVVARPFNHIGIGQNPNFVVPNFCKQVLENISKNVSSEILVGDLTPTRDFLHVTDVVKAYLLLADKGMSGEVYNICSGAETSISQVLQWVLEFADSKLVSKQDPTRLRPAEMKRSLGNNSKLKSLGWTPGTSVKEAVREIFEHIRKTEYSS
- a CDS encoding YkvA family protein, with amino-acid sequence MEEDKIEKIKQGFWPKVKKVAGKVPFLADAIALYYAMLDPSTPLKAKLTIAGALAYFLTPFDAIPDILFGAGYIDDAGVVAAVLAAASMYVKDEHKKKAADFLDSNPEGNLEN
- a CDS encoding glycosyltransferase family 4 protein, translated to MLDSRRRLAVVTPIFSDHISGGSEKLIYQYTLILSKFYEVTVLASRSLDYITWKNQVPIKDLEPVLLGKDLEKKVSREWIEPEPGNRIRVLRFSVDKERNISKFNKFSDKLFRNSESGKSIGSQEEKERIWVDMQGPYCPDLIQYIETNERDYDVFVFVSYLYYPMVYGLPLVAKKSVVIPTLHDEPPAKLSVYSNLFKDDSAYCFNTPEEKALFHKLYGYEPSLGNVIGMHLAIPEETEKKISERKNPQDSFQFLYVGRIDEGKGVLEMAQYFSEWQKRSGRNDKLLLAGRGDSKLLQRISKFPHVSPLGFVSEEAKDEVIRSSDILINPSPMESFSIIIMEAWIRKKAVLVNGRSDVLRGHCLRSNGGLYYSDLDSFCAVADYLVNHSREREEMGLNGKKYVQANFNPDIVEKKIAHIVERCIRRRYSE